A region of the Leucobacter komagatae genome:
CGGCCGCGTCCGTTTCACGGTGGCCCGAGAGGAAGCGGCGATCGCCGCGGTGCGGGCGCCGCGGCGCGCCCCCGCTGAGAATCTCCCAGCAGCCGTGCTCCGCGTCGTCGACGCTGGGCTCCAGACACTCGTGCAAGACGCGGGGCGCCTCGGCGCCGCCGCGATGGGCGTCGGCCGCGCGGGGACCGCGATCCGCGGTGCCTATCGCGCCGCGAACGCGCTCGTGGGCAACGCCCCGGGTACCGCGGCCCTCGAACTTGGCCACGGCGGCTTTGCCGCCGACGCACTCGCGACCACCGTGCTCGCGCTCACTGGCGCGGCGCGGCCAGGCCGCATCACCGGCCCCTTCGGCTCGAGAAACGTGGCCCACGGCGCACCCTTCCGCCTGAGCGCAGGCGAGCGCCTCACGCTCAGCCCCGCAGAGCGCGGGCTGCGCTCGATCCTCGCGCTCCGCGGCGGCGTCGGTGGCGAGGCCTTCCTCGGCAGCCGCGCCCGCGACACGCTCGCTGGGCTCGGCCCCGCGCCGGTCGCCGTCGGCGACGAGATCCGCCCGGCTGGCGCAGCGACGCACGCTGTCGGCGCGCCCACGGGGCAGGATCCTGACCTCCCCGCGCCGGGCGACGTCACGACACTGCGGGTCATACTCGGCCCGCGCGACGACTGGTTCGACGCCGAAGCCATCGCTCGCCTCACCGACCAAACCTGGAGGGTCGCGCCGCAGAGCGACCGCGTCGGCGTGCGACTCACGGGCGAGCCCCTCCGCAGAGACGCGGTTCACAGCGGCGTCGAACTCCCGAGCGAGGGCGTCGTACTCGGGTCGATCCAGGTTCCGCCAGACGGCCAGCCCGTGCTCTTCCTCGCAGACCACCCGCTCACCGGCGGCTACCCCGTCATCGCGGTCGTCCACGACGACGACATCGACCTCGCCGCGCAGCTCACCCCGGGCGGCGCCGTGCGATTCACTCTCATCGCGGACGCGCCGCGCACACGAACGGAGACACGACAGTGACACTCACCAAGATCCTCATCGCGAACCGCGGAGAAATCGCGGTCCGCATCATCCGCGCCGCGAACGACGCCGGCATCGCGAGCGTCGCGGTCTACGCCGATGACGACGCCGACGCCCTGCACGTTCGCCTCGCTGACGAGGCCTACGCCCTGCACGGAACCACCCCGGCGGAGAGCTACCTCAGCATCGAGAAGCTCCTGGCCATCGCAGCCCGGGCGGGCGCAGACGCGGTGCACCCCGGCTACGGCTTCCTCTCGGAGCGGGCGGACTTCGCGACCGCGGTGCAGAACGCGGGCCTCACGTGGATCGGGCCAGACCCCGCGACCATCGAGACGCTCGGCGACAAAGCGCGCGCCCGCGCGCTCGCAGCGGAGGTCGGGGCGCCCCTCGTTCCCGGCACACCCGGCGCGGTGTCGGGTGTCGATGAGGTCTTCGCGTTCGCCGACGAGCACGGCCTCCCACTCGCGATCAAGGCCGTCTTCGGCGGCGGCGGCCGCGGTATGCGGGTCGTGCGGGAGCGCGCGGAGATCGCCGACGCCTACGACGCTGCCGTGCGTGAGGCGACCGCGGCCTTCGGCAGGGGCGACTGCCTCGTCGAACGCTTCCTTGACCGGCCCCGGCACATCGAGGCGCAGGTACTCGGCGACCGCCACGGGCGAATCGCGGTGCTCGGCACCCGCGACTGCTCGCTGCAGCGTCGCAACCAGAAGCTCGTCGAGGAGGCACCGGCGCCGTTCATCTCGGACGAGCTGCGCGCGCGCATCCACGAAGCCGCCGCCGCGGTGTGCGCCGCCGCGGGCTACGTCGGCGCCGGCACCGTCGAGTTTCTGCTCGGCGACGACGGCACGCTGTCATTCCTCGAGGTCAACACCCGGCTCCAGGTCGAGCACCCGATCACCGAGGTAGTGACCGGCATTGACCTCGTGCAGCAGCAGTTCATCATCGCTGCGGGCGCCCCGATGACCGTGCCCACCGAGATCCCGACCTTCGGGCACGCGTTCGAGTTCCGCATCAACGCGGAAGACCCCGGCCTCGGCTACCTGCCGACCCCGGGCACCGTCGCCAAGCTCGAACTGCCCGCGGGCCCCGGCGTTCGCGTGGACTCCGGCGTGTACCAGGGCTACACGGTTCCCGGCAGCTTCGACTCGATGCTCGCAAAACTCGTCGTCTGGGGAGCGGACCGCGACGAGGCGCTGCGCAGGGCGCGGCGCGCGCTCGCCGAGTTCGTCGTCGAGGGTGTCGCGACGGTGCTGCCGTTCCACAGGGCCGTCGTCGCGGACGACGCGTTCGCAGCGCCGGGCGGAGCCTTCGGGGTGCATACCCGCTGGATCGAAGAAGAATCCACCGCCGAGTTCGAGCCCGCGTCAGCCGTCGCGGCCCCTGGCGTGCCGCGACTCACGCGCCTGCCCATCGAGCTCGATGGCAAGATCGTCGAGCTCGGGCTGCCCGAGAGCCTGCTCGCTCGACTCGAGACCGGGGCCGTGACGCAGGGCGCTGGCGCGGGTGCTGCTGGTGCTGGTTCGGCTGGTGGTGCTGGCTCGGCTGGTGGTGCTGGTGATACTGCCGGGGCGCTCACCGCGCCCTTCGCGTCCACACTGGCGTCGTGGTCGGTCGCAGACGGCGCCGTCGTTCAGGCTGGCGATACCGTGGCGCTGCTCGAAGCGATGAAGATGGAGGTGCCCGTCAAGGCGCCCGTCGCAGGCACGCTTCGGCACGGCACCGAGCCCGGGGCCGCCCTCGCAGCGGGTGCCGCAATCGGAAACATCGACTAGCGGCCGTACCCACTCAACGTACGACTCACCAACGACGGTAGGAGGAACACCATGACCCGCATACTCGCGACCCCATCCCAGCTGGCAGAAGCCCGAGACGCGCGAGCGGCGTACCGCGCGGGCGCCATTGCCCCGACGAGCGGCGTCGCCCACGGCCTCGTCCAGGCGAACCTCATCTCGGTGCCGGCTGATTGGGCGTACGACGTGCTGCTGTACGCGCAGCGCAACCCCCAAGCGTGCCCGGTGCTCGAGGTACTCGATGCGGGCGCGACCGAGTCGCTGCTTGCGCCCGGCTCAGACCTTCGCACCGACATCCCCCAGTACCGCGTGTGGCGCGACGGCGAGCTCGCGGAGGAGCCGACCGACGCGTCCACCGCGTGGGAGGAGCACCCCGACCTCGTGTCGTTTCTCATCGGCTGCAGCTTCACGTTCGAGGCCGGCCTCGTGGATGCGGGCATCGAAGTCAGGCACCAAACCCTCGGGCGCAACGTGCCGATGTACCGAACGAACCGCGCCTGCACCCCCGCGGGTCGGCTCACCGGGGAGCTAGTTGTCTCGATGCGCCCGATTCCCGGTGACCGGGTGGCCGACGCCGTGCAGATCTCTGGCAGGTACCCGGCCGTGCACGGCGCCCCCGTGCACGTCGGTGACGCAGCAGGTCTCGGCATCGCCGATGTGCAGGCGCCCGACTTTGGTGACGCCCCCGAAATTCGCACTGGCGAGGTGCCCGTCTTCTGGGCCTGTGGCGTGACTCCCCAGGCCGCCATCATGGCGTCGAAGCCGCCGTTCGCGCTCACGCACGCCCCCGGCTATATGTTCGTCACCGACGTGCCCGACGCGAACTACATGGTGTGAGGCGCGGGCGGAAGGGGCGGTCGGGTTAGCCCTGGCCCCCCTTCCTGCGGTTGCCCGCAGGGCCCCGAGAAAGGCTACTCATGTATCCGATCCAGAATACGTAGGCAGCTAAGATCGAGTCATGCCTCGCAAACAACATCTTTCCCGGGCCACTGTGAGCAGGGCCGCGATCCTCACCCTGCTTACCGCGGGTGTCTCCCTCACTGGCTGCAGCCCCGTGGCCGAGGTCTCAGTTCCAAAAGCCGACCCGGCAGAGGAGTTCTTTGCAGATGAAGAGCTAGAACTTACTGCGAAGATCGTCGCTGGCGAGGCCCCTGATGATCTCTTCTGGAGCATTCCACAACCACTTCCTGATGGATGGGAGATTGAGGATTTCCCTGAGGAGCGAGTCGCTCAAGTGACCGTTTCACCGTATTGCATCATTCAGTTTCATCAGTCGGTTGGACATGCGGATTCGGAGTCACCGGACTCGGCGGAGGTCGCCAGAGACTTCACATTGGAACTCGGCCAGGAAGCTTTCAACACGGAAGTCACTGTGCAGCAAGAAGAGCCGGTGATGCTGGGGGCGTTCGTCAACGACGGAGCACTCGAAGCACAGTTTGCTTTCGCGAAGGCCAGTTTTGCTGCTGAAGCAGAACCGCAGCTCGGTGGAACGACCTACGCCTATCGTGCTGGTTCTTACGCGTTGATTGCCGTCGCCACCTGCGGTGATCACGAATACCCGAAGCAAGGCGAAGACATGCGCGCGCTCATCGAGAATTCTCGTGCGAGCGTCACGTTCGCTTCGGAGGGGTGAGTTCGACCAGAGGATTCGAGCCGAGGGAAGAGGAGAGGTCGGGTTAGGCCCGGCCGCCCTTCCGCGGCATCCAGCGGAGGAACGCCCAGGTGCCGAACAGCCCGATCACGCCCATCGCCGCCGTCGCGACCCCGATTGGGGCGACGGCCGCCATGCCCGAGAACAGCACGGGCGCTGCGGCGGCGCCCGCGCTCGTGAGCGTGCGCCACGAGCCGAGGAAGGGCGCCGGGTTCTGCTTGGGAGCGAGGTCGGCGCCGAGCGTGAGCAGCAGCCCGCTCGAGAGCCCGTTCGCAACACCGATGACTGCGGCGAGCGCGATGAACCAGGCCGTTGCCGAGTCCCAGCCACCGGTGAGCGCGAGCATCAGGAACGCGAAGCTCATCATGAGCATGGACGGGATCACCGCCCACAGCCTGCCGAAGCGATCCATCACCTGGCCGCTCGCGTAAAACAGCGCGAAGTCGAGGGCGCCCGAGATCCCGACAACGAGCGAGATCGTCTGCGCGTCGAGGCCGATCGCGACGCCCCAGATCGGCAGCACGACCTGGCGCGCCGCGCGTAGCGCCGAGAGCGTCGATGCCGCGAGGCCGAGCCTCGCGAGAACAGCGCGGAATCGGACCATTGTGCTGAACACGCCCTCTTTCGCGTTCGGCGAGTCGGGTAGGCTCACGCCCGCGGTCGCCTCGCCCGTGATGGGCTCGCGCGCGCCGGCCTCGAACTCACGCTCAGGGTCGGGGCCGAACCAGACGAGCAGCACAGTCACGGCGAGGCACGCGATGAGGAACCAGATGACGGCACTCTCGTGGCCGCTCGACCCTAGCAGCAGTGCGCCGACGAACGGGCCGAGGAACATGCCGAAGCGGTAACTTCCGCCGAGGAGCGCGAGGGCCCGCGCGCGGAAGTGGAACGGCACGTGCGTCGCCATGAATGAGTGCCGGGCAAGCCCGAACGCCGCCGCGCAGAACCCGTTGATGAAGATCGCGAGCGCGAGCACACCGATGTTCGAGGCGAACGGGAGCATCAGGGCGCCCGCGAGCGCGAGGAACCCTGAGATGACCATCGCCATGCGCTCGCCGACCTTCGCGACGAGCCAACCCGCCGGAATGTTGCCACACAGCTGGCCGACGACGAGCGCCGACGCGACGAGACCGGAGGTCGCGAGGTCGGCGCCAGCCCGGGTCGCCATGGTCGGGATAAGCGGGATCAGCGCGCCCTGCCCGAGAGCAAACAGCAGTGTCGGCCCGTAGATCATCGGGGCGAGCCGCAGCAGAAACTTCGCGATCGGTTCAGCCACGACGGTTCCTGTTCATTCTGTTCACCTTACTCCTGCGGTCGCCGCGGACCGCGCCCGCATAGCCCTCGCGAGCGCCGAGGAGTACCCTATGACTACGGCACAAGGAGGGTGACATGCACGGCGAATACAAGGTTCCCGGAGGCAAGCTCGTGGTCGTCGACTTCGAGGTCGACGACGGCAAGATCGCTGACTTCCGGCTCTCCGGAGACTTCTTTCTCGAACCCGACGAGGCGCTCCTCGACATCAACGCTGCGATCGAGGGCATGAACCCGAACTCGACGATCGAGGACTTCGCGAACGCGATCAGACAGGCACTCCCGAGCGAGGTGCACCTGCTCGGGTTCACGCCCGACTCGGTTGGTGTTGCTATCCGCCGCGGCGTCACCGGCGCCGCCCACTGGCGCGACTACGACTGGCAAATCGTGCGCGAACCGGCAGTCACCCCGATGCTCAACGCCGCGCTCGACGAGGTGCTCACGACCGCGGTCGGCGAGGGCCTTCGGGGCCCGACGCTGCGCATCTGGGAGTGGAACGAACCCGCCGTCATCATCGGCTCATTCCAGTCCGTGAAGAACGAGGTCGACGAGGAGGCGGCAGCAGAGCACAACGCGACGCTCGTGCGCCGGATCTCTGGCGGTGGCGCGATGTACATGGAGCCCGAGGCGAGCATTACGTACGCGCTCTATATTCCGGGCGAGCTCGTGCGCGGGATGTCGTTCGCCGACTCCTACGCCTACCTCGACGACTGGGTACTCGAGGCGCTGAAGTCGCTCGGCATCGACGCCGTCTACAAGCCGCTCAACGACATCACAAGCCCGCTCGGCAAGATCGGCGGGGCGGCGCAGAAGCGGCTCGGCTCCGGCGCGATCCTGCACCATGTGACGATGGCCTACGATATGGATCCCACGGCCATGACCTCCGTGCTCAGGATCGGGCGCGAGAAGCTCTCCGATAAAGGCACCGCGAGCGCGCAGAAGCGCGTCGACCCGCTGAAGAGCCAGACCGGCAAGACACGCGAGGAGATCGTCGAGCGCATGATCGAGGTCTTCCAGCGGCGCCACGGCGGCGTGATGGGCGAGGTCACCGAGGGCGAGTGGGACGCGGCAGAGCGGCTCGTCGAGCAGAAGTTCTCATCCGAGGAGTGGCTGCGGCGCGTACCGTAGCCCCGCCCAGCACCACAGCACCACAAGGAGCCCCGCATGATTCGACTCGGCATGGTCACGATCGACACTACAGACCCCCGGCCGCTCGCCGCGTGGTGGGCTGAGCGCCTGGGCGGCAAGATTGTGCACGACGCCGACGGCTGGTTCTGCATGGTGCGGGCCCCAGAGGTGCCTGTCGCGCTCGGCTTCCAGAAGGTCGAGGACCCGACTCCCGGCAAGAACCGGGTGCACCTTGACTTCGACCGCACCCCGGACGTCGACCGCGACGCGATGGTCACCGAGTGGATCGCCGCCGGCGCGACCCACCTCGGCAGGCGCGGCGAGTCCGATTTCTCGTGGGACACATTCGCTGACCCCGACGGCAACGAGTTCTGCATCGGCGACCCCCACTAGGGCCCGCACACAGGGCCTCCGAAACGCCACACCGCAGTCCGCCCTGCCCAGAGCGCCGTCCCGCCCAAGGTCTGTGTTCTGCAGTTCCTATGCCGGACACGCCGGGCGGGCGGCATAGGAACTGCAGATCACATGCGGTGTGAGTGAGTGCGGGGCTGGCGGCGTAGGTGAGCGGCTGGGGCCGGGCGGCCAACCCCCTAGACCCGAGCGCGGCGCGCGCCCTCACCCAGCGACTCGAGCTTCGCCCAGGCGATCTGCGGGTGCACCCGCCCACCGAGGCCGCAGTCGGTCGCGGCGATGACCCGCTCGGGGCCGACAATCTTCGCGAACCGCTCGATGCGCTGCGCGACGAGGTCTGGGTGCTCGACGAGGTTCGTCGCGTGGCTCACGACGCCGGGCACGAGGATCAGGTCATCAGGGATAAGGTCACGCTGCTCATCCCAGACGGCCCACTCATGCTCGTGGCGCGCATTTGCCGCCTCGAACGAGATCTGCCCAACGTTGGCCCCGAGCACCGTGTTCAGGATGTGCTTCAGCTCAATGTCGGTCGTGTGCGGGCCGTGCCACGAGCCCCAGCACAGGTGCAGCCTGATCTGCTCTTTCGGGAGCCCTTCGATGGCGCGGTTGATGGCGTCGATCCTGATCTGCGTGAACGCGAGGTAGTCCTCGACGCTCGGCTCCGGGTTGATCTGATCCCAGTTCTCGGCGAGCGAGGGGTCGTCGAGCTGCAGGATGAGACCCGCGTCGGTCACGGCGCGGTACTCCTCGCGCAGGGCATCCACCCACGCGTCGATGTGCTCCTGCTCGGTCGCGTAGAACTCGTTCTCAATGCGCGCCGCCGAGCCCGGGGCGATCGCGGTGAGGAAGCCACGCTCCCCCGGTTTGAGCGCCGCGACGAGGTTGCGGGTGTCGGCGGCGATCGCGTCGTGCCCCGTGTAGCTGATCAGGCCGGTCGTCGCGGGGAAGGCCGTCGCGTTCTTGCCGACGCTGATGCCGCCCTCCGGGTCCTGATAGGCAGCCGCGAACGCCGTCCAGTCGCGGCGGTCGGGGAACGTCGTGAGGCGCACGTTGCCGGGCTCGGAGCGGACGGGCTCCTGGCTGAAGATGTCCTTCCCCGTGATCTCGAGGCCAGCGGTGCGCTGGAACGAGTACGTCCACCACGCACCGTAGTCGACGGCGTTCGACATCGCTTTGCCGAACTCGCCGTCGCCGGGCTGCGTGATGCCCGCCTCGCGCTGCCGGTCGACGACGTCGCGGGTCGCCTCGGCGACGAGCGCTTCGAACTCGGGGGTCGACTTGAGCGTGAACCCATCGTCCTCGAAGGTGCGTGCGGCGTTCGCCGCGATGAGCGCCTCGGTGCGGGGAAGGCTGCCGGCTGTGGTGGTCTCGATCCGTGTCATACCTTGAAGCTATCCGGCGTTCGGGGCGC
Encoded here:
- a CDS encoding biotin carboxylase N-terminal domain-containing protein yields the protein MTLTKILIANRGEIAVRIIRAANDAGIASVAVYADDDADALHVRLADEAYALHGTTPAESYLSIEKLLAIAARAGADAVHPGYGFLSERADFATAVQNAGLTWIGPDPATIETLGDKARARALAAEVGAPLVPGTPGAVSGVDEVFAFADEHGLPLAIKAVFGGGGRGMRVVRERAEIADAYDAAVREATAAFGRGDCLVERFLDRPRHIEAQVLGDRHGRIAVLGTRDCSLQRRNQKLVEEAPAPFISDELRARIHEAAAAVCAAAGYVGAGTVEFLLGDDGTLSFLEVNTRLQVEHPITEVVTGIDLVQQQFIIAAGAPMTVPTEIPTFGHAFEFRINAEDPGLGYLPTPGTVAKLELPAGPGVRVDSGVYQGYTVPGSFDSMLAKLVVWGADRDEALRRARRALAEFVVEGVATVLPFHRAVVADDAFAAPGGAFGVHTRWIEEESTAEFEPASAVAAPGVPRLTRLPIELDGKIVELGLPESLLARLETGAVTQGAGAGAAGAGSAGGAGSAGGAGDTAGALTAPFASTLASWSVADGAVVQAGDTVALLEAMKMEVPVKAPVAGTLRHGTEPGAALAAGAAIGNID
- a CDS encoding putative hydro-lyase, whose translation is MTRILATPSQLAEARDARAAYRAGAIAPTSGVAHGLVQANLISVPADWAYDVLLYAQRNPQACPVLEVLDAGATESLLAPGSDLRTDIPQYRVWRDGELAEEPTDASTAWEEHPDLVSFLIGCSFTFEAGLVDAGIEVRHQTLGRNVPMYRTNRACTPAGRLTGELVVSMRPIPGDRVADAVQISGRYPAVHGAPVHVGDAAGLGIADVQAPDFGDAPEIRTGEVPVFWACGVTPQAAIMASKPPFALTHAPGYMFVTDVPDANYMV
- a CDS encoding carboxyltransferase domain-containing protein produces the protein MTTRPPSVKPAGTTAALVDCDSLDAALDVFAALSVARERGEFYADELVPAAQTVLVLGGDGRDPRGLAAKLPRLLGASDAAARADHAGPEVSIPVHYSGPDLAEVAALTGMSEEAVVARHTAASYAVAFTGFAPGFAYLSGGDPALAVPRRETPRPRIHPGSVGLAGAFSGVYPRESPGGWQIIGSTSAQMWDTQREQPAVLLAGGRVRFTVAREEAAIAAVRAPRRAPAENLPAAVLRVVDAGLQTLVQDAGRLGAAAMGVGRAGTAIRGAYRAANALVGNAPGTAALELGHGGFAADALATTVLALTGAARPGRITGPFGSRNVAHGAPFRLSAGERLTLSPAERGLRSILALRGGVGGEAFLGSRARDTLAGLGPAPVAVGDEIRPAGAATHAVGAPTGQDPDLPAPGDVTTLRVILGPRDDWFDAEAIARLTDQTWRVAPQSDRVGVRLTGEPLRRDAVHSGVELPSEGVVLGSIQVPPDGQPVLFLADHPLTGGYPVIAVVHDDDIDLAAQLTPGGAVRFTLIADAPRTRTETRQ
- a CDS encoding VOC family protein translates to MIRLGMVTIDTTDPRPLAAWWAERLGGKIVHDADGWFCMVRAPEVPVALGFQKVEDPTPGKNRVHLDFDRTPDVDRDAMVTEWIAAGATHLGRRGESDFSWDTFADPDGNEFCIGDPH
- a CDS encoding MFS transporter — encoded protein: MIYGPTLLFALGQGALIPLIPTMATRAGADLATSGLVASALVVGQLCGNIPAGWLVAKVGERMAMVISGFLALAGALMLPFASNIGVLALAIFINGFCAAAFGLARHSFMATHVPFHFRARALALLGGSYRFGMFLGPFVGALLLGSSGHESAVIWFLIACLAVTVLLVWFGPDPEREFEAGAREPITGEATAGVSLPDSPNAKEGVFSTMVRFRAVLARLGLAASTLSALRAARQVVLPIWGVAIGLDAQTISLVVGISGALDFALFYASGQVMDRFGRLWAVIPSMLMMSFAFLMLALTGGWDSATAWFIALAAVIGVANGLSSGLLLTLGADLAPKQNPAPFLGSWRTLTSAGAAAAPVLFSGMAAVAPIGVATAAMGVIGLFGTWAFLRWMPRKGGRA
- a CDS encoding lipoyl protein ligase domain-containing protein — translated: MHGEYKVPGGKLVVVDFEVDDGKIADFRLSGDFFLEPDEALLDINAAIEGMNPNSTIEDFANAIRQALPSEVHLLGFTPDSVGVAIRRGVTGAAHWRDYDWQIVREPAVTPMLNAALDEVLTTAVGEGLRGPTLRIWEWNEPAVIIGSFQSVKNEVDEEAAAEHNATLVRRISGGGAMYMEPEASITYALYIPGELVRGMSFADSYAYLDDWVLEALKSLGIDAVYKPLNDITSPLGKIGGAAQKRLGSGAILHHVTMAYDMDPTAMTSVLRIGREKLSDKGTASAQKRVDPLKSQTGKTREEIVERMIEVFQRRHGGVMGEVTEGEWDAAERLVEQKFSSEEWLRRVP
- a CDS encoding cobalamin-independent methionine synthase II family protein; the encoded protein is MTRIETTTAGSLPRTEALIAANAARTFEDDGFTLKSTPEFEALVAEATRDVVDRQREAGITQPGDGEFGKAMSNAVDYGAWWTYSFQRTAGLEITGKDIFSQEPVRSEPGNVRLTTFPDRRDWTAFAAAYQDPEGGISVGKNATAFPATTGLISYTGHDAIAADTRNLVAALKPGERGFLTAIAPGSAARIENEFYATEQEHIDAWVDALREEYRAVTDAGLILQLDDPSLAENWDQINPEPSVEDYLAFTQIRIDAINRAIEGLPKEQIRLHLCWGSWHGPHTTDIELKHILNTVLGANVGQISFEAANARHEHEWAVWDEQRDLIPDDLILVPGVVSHATNLVEHPDLVAQRIERFAKIVGPERVIAATDCGLGGRVHPQIAWAKLESLGEGARRARV